A genomic stretch from Bradyrhizobium quebecense includes:
- the tnpC gene encoding IS66 family transposase translates to MNRTGDPSVEVLLARIAALQAENHQLADRVAKLEEELALARLHRFAPRSEKHVDRLFNEAEQASDEEDAGSETNNIAELPDTGLPPVENTMGKKRGRKPLPGNLPRERVEYDLSDDQKACPCCRGQMHRMGEAVTEQLHIEVKAKVLQNVRFKYACRHCDRTGIHAPVVTAPMPPQPLPGSVATPSTLAFALVHKYVDGTPLYRLAQAFERAGVPVSRGALGHWVIGSSEKHLHRIYDALKLRLRSQPLIHGDETTVQVLKEKDKRATSTSYMWAYRSGKGSHEPIVLLDYQPGRGQIHPQAFLGDYRGIVMSDGYTAWRTLEGATHIGCMAHSRRRFVDALKARKKGGGPPEQALRFFEQLYRVERRAWDGIPEKGETQAYCIRRFRQQHSVPILNALKVWLDDMAPKVLPDSKLGDAVSYTRNQWEYLTRYTGDGSMPIDNNLLERDIRVFATGRKSWLFSDTVDGAKASAVVYSLMLTCRASRVEPLAWLRHVLTELPQRAGDADITDLLPFNFHKAATA, encoded by the coding sequence ATGAATCGAACCGGCGATCCGAGTGTTGAAGTGCTGTTGGCACGCATTGCTGCGCTGCAGGCGGAGAACCATCAACTCGCCGACCGCGTCGCCAAGCTCGAGGAAGAACTGGCGCTGGCACGCCTGCATCGTTTTGCGCCGCGCAGCGAAAAGCATGTTGATCGTCTCTTCAATGAAGCCGAGCAGGCCTCCGATGAGGAGGACGCCGGCAGTGAAACGAACAATATCGCCGAACTTCCGGACACGGGCTTGCCACCCGTCGAAAACACAATGGGAAAGAAGCGCGGCCGCAAGCCGCTGCCGGGGAACCTACCTCGTGAGCGCGTCGAGTATGACCTGTCCGACGATCAGAAGGCGTGTCCTTGCTGCCGTGGCCAGATGCATCGCATGGGCGAGGCTGTCACCGAGCAACTTCATATCGAGGTGAAGGCGAAGGTTTTACAGAATGTGCGCTTCAAATATGCGTGCCGCCATTGCGATCGCACCGGGATCCACGCCCCTGTCGTGACCGCGCCGATGCCGCCGCAACCATTGCCGGGCAGCGTTGCCACGCCCTCGACGCTGGCGTTCGCGCTGGTTCACAAATATGTCGATGGCACGCCGCTCTACCGCCTGGCGCAGGCCTTCGAACGTGCAGGTGTTCCTGTCAGCCGCGGCGCTTTGGGCCACTGGGTGATTGGCTCGAGCGAGAAGCATCTGCATCGCATCTACGACGCCCTGAAGCTGCGGCTCAGATCACAACCTCTCATCCATGGCGACGAGACAACGGTTCAGGTCCTCAAGGAGAAGGACAAACGGGCCACCAGCACATCGTACATGTGGGCTTATCGCAGCGGCAAGGGCAGCCACGAGCCGATCGTTCTTCTGGATTATCAGCCGGGCCGCGGCCAAATCCACCCGCAAGCCTTCCTCGGCGATTACCGTGGCATTGTAATGAGTGACGGCTATACCGCATGGCGCACGCTGGAAGGGGCCACCCACATTGGATGCATGGCCCACTCCCGGCGGCGCTTTGTCGATGCCCTCAAAGCCAGGAAGAAGGGCGGCGGTCCGCCCGAGCAAGCGCTGCGGTTCTTTGAACAGCTCTACCGGGTTGAAAGGCGGGCGTGGGACGGAATACCGGAGAAGGGTGAAACACAGGCCTACTGCATTCGCCGCTTCCGCCAGCAACATAGTGTCCCCATCCTCAATGCTCTCAAAGTATGGCTCGATGACATGGCCCCGAAGGTCTTGCCTGACAGCAAGCTCGGCGACGCCGTATCCTACACCCGAAACCAATGGGAATATCTGACGCGCTACACCGGGGACGGCAGCATGCCGATTGACAACAATCTTCTGGAGCGCGACATCAGGGTTTTTGCAACTGGCAGGAAGAGTTGGTTGTTCAGCGATACCGTGGACGGAGCCAAGGCCAGTGCCGTCGTCTATAGCCTGATGCTGACCTGCCGCGCCTCACGTGTCGAGCCGTTAGCGTGGTTGCGCCACGTCCTCACCGAATTGCCTCAGCGCGCCGGCGACGCCGATATTACAGACCTGCTGCCCTTCAACTTCCACAAAGCCGCCACTGCCTGA
- the tnpB gene encoding IS66 family insertion sequence element accessory protein TnpB (TnpB, as the term is used for proteins encoded by IS66 family insertion elements, is considered an accessory protein, since TnpC, encoded by a neighboring gene, is a DDE family transposase.) codes for MTAIIGALGDDLQVYLHREPIDFRAGINSLAVLVQETMALDPFTPAVFAFCNRRCDRMKLLFFDRSGFVLVLKRLTEDRFRWPRRQEAIVTLTTEQLHWILDGIDIDAMVRHPVRQYQVAG; via the coding sequence TTGACGGCGATCATCGGAGCGCTGGGCGATGACCTGCAGGTCTATCTGCACCGTGAGCCGATCGACTTCCGGGCTGGCATCAACAGCCTTGCGGTCCTGGTCCAGGAGACGATGGCGCTCGATCCATTCACTCCGGCGGTTTTTGCGTTCTGCAATCGCCGTTGCGACCGGATGAAGCTTCTGTTCTTCGATCGGTCCGGCTTTGTACTGGTCCTGAAGCGGCTGACCGAAGACAGGTTCCGATGGCCGCGCCGCCAGGAGGCGATCGTCACGCTGACGACGGAGCAATTGCACTGGATCCTTGACGGCATCGATATCGATGCGATGGTCCGCCATCCGGTGCGGCAATATCAGGTTGCCGGCTGA
- a CDS encoding phage tail assembly chaperone has translation MTIIHFCIATGYIRSWGNAEPIDGKSNFPDHEILRTADDRDIDPLEHMVDVALVGPFQKPEDVIVARPAAEKRALLIERLALAIVLAVSAELASTDQYMVPDRPVANRDAWAAFRQALRDLSNLPDAPAMARNWPARPDAGAAPSQILDLLAQIDALAPS, from the coding sequence ATGACGATCATTCACTTTTGCATTGCGACCGGCTACATCCGGTCGTGGGGAAATGCCGAGCCGATCGACGGCAAGAGCAATTTTCCCGATCATGAGATCCTGCGGACCGCAGACGATCGCGACATCGATCCGCTCGAGCATATGGTCGACGTCGCGCTGGTCGGTCCGTTTCAGAAGCCGGAGGACGTGATCGTCGCGCGACCCGCGGCCGAAAAGCGCGCGCTTCTGATCGAGCGGCTTGCGCTCGCGATCGTGCTCGCGGTTTCCGCGGAGCTGGCGTCGACGGATCAATACATGGTGCCGGATCGGCCGGTCGCGAACCGCGATGCATGGGCCGCGTTCCGCCAGGCGCTCCGCGACCTTTCCAATCTGCCTGACGCGCCGGCGATGGCGCGCAATTGGCCGGCCCGGCCCGATGCTGGCGCCGCGCCGTCGCAGATCCTCGACCTGTTGGCGCAGATCGATGCGCTCGCACCAAGCTGA